Proteins found in one bacterium genomic segment:
- a CDS encoding aminotransferase class III-fold pyridoxal phosphate-dependent enzyme, with protein sequence MNIQYTSPKISKKAQKLIARDEKVMFGAHTRTREIPLVVDHAKGARVWSVDGREYLDFGAGFAVVGTGHCPPEVISAALEQMKKLIHISGSDFYYESQVTLAEKLMKITPGRHAKRIYFGSSGAESVEASLKIARYYTRRPRMISFIGAFHGRTFAGMTMSGSKKIQRAHFSSLIPEVHHVPYPYCYHCIFNDTYPECIVRDYEGVPLLRCLSYLTDVVFERLIDPDDVALIMVEPIQGEGGYIVPPKEFLPALRRIADKNGIILIFDEIQSGLGRTGKWFACDHVGVVPDIILVAKAIASGLPMSATVARAELMDPGVDNRAWVPGAHGSTFGGNPVIAAAGIASLKLIEKGLIANAAKIGAFMKQELTELASEHKIIGEVRGLGLMIGLELVQNKATREIFPKTVTRNGKNIKEVITGECFKRGLILYGAGFNSLRISPPLVITKDDARYALEIIEEVIGLVEAQL encoded by the coding sequence GTGAACATACAATATACCTCGCCCAAAATATCCAAAAAAGCGCAGAAGCTCATTGCCCGCGATGAAAAAGTCATGTTCGGGGCGCACACGCGCACCCGGGAGATCCCGCTGGTCGTGGACCACGCCAAAGGGGCCCGGGTGTGGAGCGTTGACGGCAGGGAGTACCTTGATTTCGGCGCTGGGTTTGCCGTGGTCGGCACCGGGCACTGCCCGCCCGAGGTCATCAGCGCAGCCCTTGAACAGATGAAGAAACTCATCCATATTTCCGGCAGCGATTTTTATTATGAATCGCAAGTCACCCTGGCGGAAAAACTCATGAAGATCACGCCCGGCCGCCATGCCAAGCGCATTTATTTCGGCAGTTCGGGCGCGGAATCCGTTGAAGCGTCCTTGAAGATCGCCCGGTATTATACGCGCCGGCCCAGGATGATCAGTTTTATCGGCGCTTTTCACGGCCGGACCTTTGCCGGGATGACAATGTCCGGCAGTAAGAAGATCCAGCGTGCTCACTTTTCATCGCTCATCCCCGAGGTCCACCATGTGCCGTATCCTTATTGCTATCACTGCATTTTTAACGACACTTACCCGGAGTGCATCGTCAGAGACTATGAAGGCGTGCCTTTGCTGCGCTGTCTGTCATATCTGACCGATGTCGTTTTTGAGCGGCTTATCGATCCCGATGATGTAGCTCTGATCATGGTCGAACCGATCCAGGGCGAGGGCGGTTACATCGTGCCGCCCAAAGAGTTTTTACCGGCTTTAAGAAGGATCGCTGATAAAAACGGCATAATCCTCATCTTTGACGAGATCCAGAGCGGCCTGGGCAGGACCGGGAAATGGTTCGCCTGCGATCATGTCGGTGTTGTTCCGGATATCATATTGGTGGCCAAGGCGATCGCCTCGGGTCTGCCCATGAGCGCGACCGTGGCCAGAGCCGAGCTTATGGATCCCGGGGTCGACAACCGCGCCTGGGTGCCCGGCGCTCATGGTTCTACTTTCGGCGGAAACCCGGTCATCGCGGCGGCCGGGATCGCTTCTCTGAAACTCATCGAGAAAGGATTGATCGCCAATGCCGCAAAGATCGGCGCTTTTATGAAACAGGAGTTGACCGAGCTCGCAAGTGAACACAAGATCATCGGTGAGGTCAGGGGTCTGGGTCTGATGATCGGGCTGGAACTTGTGCAGAACAAGGCGACTAGGGAAATTTTTCCGAAGACCGTGACCCGCAACGGAAAGAACATCAAGGAAGTGATCACCGGTGAATGTTTCAAACGCGGCCTGATCCTGTACGGCGCCGGTTTTAACTCTCTCCGCATCTCACCGCCGCTTGTGATCACCAAAGACGACGCGCGCTACGCGCTCGAGATCATTGAAGAAGTGATCGGTCTGGTCGAGGCGCAGCTTTGA